The Trichocoleus desertorum ATA4-8-CV12 genome contains a region encoding:
- a CDS encoding fatty acid desaturase: MSEAVKPLTVPKELMGPPGQFNPTLLMFLAAVAIEILSILGYWCWEWLDWCCFTMTVIALHMVGTVIHDASHNVAHRNRIINAAIGHGSALMLGFSFPVFTRVHMQHHANVNDPDNDPDHFVSTGGPLWFIAARFMYHEIFFFRRQLWRKYELWEWFLGRLAVAALIYTACQHDFLGYIFNFWFVPLAVVGLALGLFFDYLPHRPFQERDRWKNARVYPNRILNLLIMGQNYHLIHHLWPAVPWYNYQPAYYATQPLLDAKGCHQSLGLSQSKDFWHFMYDVFLGIRWHRPRSPEPPEATAPISQVSQANSSLEVTQGLEVHS, from the coding sequence ATGTCGGAGGCAGTGAAGCCCCTGACAGTGCCGAAGGAGTTAATGGGTCCTCCGGGTCAATTTAACCCGACGCTGCTAATGTTCCTGGCAGCGGTAGCCATAGAAATCCTGTCGATACTGGGTTACTGGTGTTGGGAATGGCTTGACTGGTGCTGCTTTACCATGACTGTCATTGCTCTACATATGGTGGGAACTGTGATTCATGATGCGTCCCACAATGTGGCTCATCGCAATCGCATCATCAATGCCGCTATTGGGCATGGCAGTGCTTTAATGCTGGGTTTTTCTTTCCCAGTCTTTACACGCGTACATATGCAGCACCATGCCAATGTGAATGATCCAGACAACGACCCCGATCATTTTGTTTCGACCGGGGGGCCGCTCTGGTTTATTGCCGCTCGTTTCATGTACCACGAAATTTTCTTTTTTCGCCGTCAGCTATGGCGGAAGTACGAACTGTGGGAGTGGTTTCTCGGTCGCTTAGCCGTTGCCGCGTTGATTTACACAGCCTGCCAGCACGACTTCCTGGGTTACATTTTTAATTTTTGGTTTGTGCCTCTAGCGGTTGTGGGCTTAGCTCTAGGCTTATTCTTTGACTATTTGCCCCACCGACCTTTTCAGGAGCGCGATCGCTGGAAGAACGCTAGAGTTTATCCCAATCGGATTCTGAACCTGCTGATTATGGGTCAGAATTACCATTTGATCCATCATTTATGGCCTGCTGTTCCTTGGTATAACTATCAGCCTGCCTACTATGCAACTCAGCCTTTGTTAGATGCTAAGGGTTGCCACCAATCACTGGGTTTATCGCAGTCCAAAGACTTTTGGCACTTTATGTATGATGTCTTCCTAGGCATTCGCTGGCATCGTCCGCGATCGCCGGAACCTCCAGAAGCAACTGCCCCTATTAGCCAGGTTAGCCAAGCCAACAGTAGCTTAGAGGTAACTCAGGGCTTAGAAGTTCACAGTTAA
- a CDS encoding COP23 domain-containing protein yields the protein MASSAIAATPSSSGSASEDIQVQTEPENSESAPATNPTSGSPQTGLANRPRFTCEMLNGQYTVVYHPESRPSESYPWATPSQLGGGWTPQARCQEISRRLEFYRPDGLQEMRTAVENNYNTVCVTTEKNSTCRIVLTVPPNQDPLTTRDRVFQNLTIADSGQQTQAANTFVSSSRVGNSRVGGSSRGGDKLDELVNLGVSLLGERQERSSNINLRPFLDPADGGTGNKLGQGMSTRNSPRLNPANFR from the coding sequence ATGGCTAGTAGCGCGATCGCTGCCACACCTAGCAGTTCTGGATCAGCATCAGAGGATATTCAAGTACAAACAGAGCCTGAGAATTCAGAGTCTGCCCCCGCCACGAATCCAACTAGCGGCTCCCCTCAAACTGGCCTAGCAAATAGACCCCGCTTTACTTGTGAGATGCTCAATGGCCAGTACACGGTGGTTTATCACCCAGAGAGCCGTCCCAGCGAATCCTATCCTTGGGCGACACCCAGCCAACTAGGCGGTGGTTGGACTCCTCAAGCTCGTTGTCAAGAAATCAGTCGTCGCCTAGAGTTCTACCGTCCTGATGGCCTACAGGAAATGCGAACAGCGGTGGAAAATAACTACAACACAGTTTGTGTTACCACCGAGAAAAATTCAACTTGCCGCATCGTTCTGACAGTCCCGCCGAATCAAGACCCACTGACGACTCGCGATCGCGTCTTTCAAAACTTGACGATTGCTGACAGCGGCCAACAAACTCAAGCTGCTAATACGTTTGTAAGTAGCAGTCGTGTAGGCAATAGTCGTGTAGGCGGCAGTAGCCGAGGGGGTGACAAGTTGGACGAATTGGTTAACTTAGGTGTCTCGCTTCTAGGTGAGCGACAGGAGCGTTCTAGCAACATCAACTTACGACCCTTCCTCGATCCCGCTGATGGTGGAACAGGCAACAAGCTAGGTCAAGGTATGTCTACTCGCAACAGTCCTCGCCTCAATCCAGCTAATTTTCGTTAG